A genome region from Pongo pygmaeus isolate AG05252 chromosome 17, NHGRI_mPonPyg2-v2.0_pri, whole genome shotgun sequence includes the following:
- the ABHD3 gene encoding phospholipase ABHD3 isoform X4, with protein sequence MTFITPVREIITYCSLQLQWPSKLFFPRMLLLNYLGKIGSKTPLMAAATFSVGWNTFACSESLEKPLNWLLFNYYLTTCLQSSVNKHRHMFVKQVDMDHVMKAKSIREFDKRFTSVMFGYRTIDDYYTDASPSPRLKLVGIPVLCLNSVDDVFSPSHAIPIETAKQNPNVALVLTSYGGHIGFLEGIWPRQSTYMDRVFKQFVQAMVEHGHELS encoded by the exons ATGACTTTCATCACTCCAGTTAGAGAAATAATCACTTATTGCTCTCTCCAGCTGCAGTggccttcaaaattatttttccccag AATGCTGCTTCTAAATTACCTGGGCAAAATTGGGTCCAAAACTCCTTTGATGGCAGCTGCAACTTTTTCCGTTGGTTGGAACACCTTCGCTTGCTCAGAGTCATTGGAAAAACCACTGAACTGGCTACTTTTTAATTACTATTTGACAACCTGCCTTCAGTCTTCAGTTAATAA GCACCGACATATGTTTGTAAAACAAGTTGATATGGATCATGTCATGAAG GCTAAATCCATCAGAGAGTTTGATAAGCGATTCACTTCAGTCATGTTTGGATACCGAACAATTGATGATTATTATACTGATGCCAGTCCAAGTCCTAGACTGAAGTTAGTAGGAATTCCAGTATTGTGTCTAAATTCTGTGGATGATGTTTTCTCACCCAGTCATg CTATTCCAATAGAAACTGCTAAGCAAAATCCTAATGTTGCTTTGGTCCTTACTTCTTATGGAGGCCATATTGGTTTTCTGGAGGGAATCTGGCCAAGACAGTCCACTTACATGGATCGTGTCTTCAAGCAATTTGTGCAAGCCATGGTTGAGCATGGACATGAACTCTCTTAA